GGTGGTGGCGGCTCCGACGGCCCGGGGGGCCGGGGGCGCGACCACGGTGACCCCGGCAAGAAGCGCTTCATCGACTACCCGCGCCACGACAGGTACGGGTTCCGCCGCTGGGTGCCCTCGTGGAAGCTGATGTCGGGGCTCTGCCTGGGGTTCCTCGGCGTGCTGATGGGCATCGGCGGCATCGCCTATGCGTTGGTGGTCCCACCGAAGCCCAACGAGACGGCCAAGGCGCAGAACAACGTCTACTACTGGGCCGACGGCACGCAGATGGTGGCGACCGGCGGTGAGGTCAACCGCCAGGAGCTCAAGTACGAGCAGATCCCGGAGGAGATGCGCAACGCCGTCATCTCGGCCGAGAACAAGAGCTTCGACACGGACAAGGGCATCGACCCGGTGGGCATCGGCCGTGCGCTGTTGAACATGGCCACGGGCGGTGAGACCCAGGGCGGCTCGACCATCACCCAGCAGTACGTGAAGAACTCCATGCTCACCCAGGACCAGACGCTCAAGCGGAAGTTCCAGGAGCTCTTCATCACGCTCAAGGTCGCCGGCGACGTGTCGAAGGAAGACGTGATGGCCGGCTACCTCAACGTCTCGTACTACGGACGTGGGGCTTCGGGGCTGCAGGCGGCGGCCCGCACCTACTACAACAAGGACGCCGACGAACTGGACGCGAGCGAGTGCGCCTTCCTGGCCACCCTGCTCAAGGGCGCGAGCTACTACGACCCCGCAGGCGCCCCCGACATCGACAAGAACAACGCAACCGCGGAGAAGAACACCAAGCGGGCCAAGGAGCGTTGGAAGTGGATCCTTGACGAGCAGGTCAAGGACGGGCGCATGACGGCGGAGGAGCGCGCCAAGTACACGAAGTTCCCCATGCCGCGGCCGAAGAGGCAGGACGCCAAGCTGGGCGGTCAGACCGGCTACCTGGTGGAGCTCGCCAAGAAGTACTTCCTCGCCAACAACGATCGCGACATCGACGCCAAGAAGCTCGAACTGGGCGGCTTCGAGATCCACACCACCTTCCAGAGGAAGAGGGTGGAGGAGCTCCAGGCAGCGGTGAAGAAGGTCTATGACGCCAAGATCCGGCCCAAGGACCGCCCCAAGACGGACACGCACGTCGAGTTCGGCGGTGCGTCCGTGGACGCGAGGACCGGCGCGATCATCGCCACGTACGGCGGCCAGGACGCCACCACGCACTACACGAACAACGCCGACGCCACCGGCGCCCAGGTCGGTTCGACGTGGAAGCCGTTCGTGCTGGCCGCCGCCATGCAGTACGGCGTGCGCGACCCGTCCGGCGGGCCGGAGCAGAGCAACACCGAGCGCACCCAGATCTCGCCCGAGAGCATCTACAACGGCGATGACGGCCTGCGGATCAGGGACTACACCGGCAAGATCTGGTTGAACGAGGACGACAAGGAATGGCGCCAGACCAACGACGGCAACTATGACTATGGCGAGATCGACCTGCGGACGGCCATGGAGAAGTCGGCCAACTCCCCGTTCGTACAGCTCGGCATGGACGTCGGCACGGACAAGGTCAAGGACGTCGCCGTCGCCTCCGGTCTGAAGGACGACACCTTCATGGCGAACTCCACCGTTCCCTCGTTCTCCATCGGCACCTCCTCGCCCAGCGCCATCCGCATGGCCGGCTCCTACGCCACCTTCGCCACGAGTGGCCAGCAGAACGACACGTATTCGGTCACCGAGGTCAAGGAAGGGGGCGTGACCGTCTTCAAGCACGAGAAGAAGCCGAAGCGCGCCTTCAGCCCGGTCATCGCCGACAACGTGACGGACGTGCTGAAGAACGTCGTGGAGAACGGAACGGGTGAGCCCGCCCGCCTTGAGGGCCGTGAAGCCGCGGGCAAGACCGGTACGACGGACGGCAACCGGTCCGCCTGGTTCGTCGGGTACACCCCGCAGATCTCGACCGCCATCAGCATGTTCCGGTACGACGACGACGAGACGAACCAGAAGCGCGAGTTCCTGAAGATGTTCGGCACCGGGGGTGAGGAGAAGATCCACGGAAACTCGTTCCCGGCCTCCATCTGGCACGACTACATGACCAGTGCGATGAAGGGCAAGAAGGCCATCTCCTTCCCGGAGCCGAAGGACCTGGGCGACGTCGTGTGGGGCGGTGGCGCGGTCAGCCCCAGCCCGACGCCCAGTCCCACCCCGTCGCCGACACCCTCCGAGGAGGAGACGAAGCCGACGCCGACGCCGACGCAGACCACTCCGACTCCGCCGACGCCGACGCCGACCAAGACCTGCGGCATCTTCGACCCGAACTGCCAGGAGGCCAACGGCGGGGCGAACGGCGGAGCCGACGGTGGCGCCGACAACGGCGGAGCCGACGGTGGCGCCGACAACGGTGGAGCCGACGGTGGCGCCGACAACGGCGGAGCCGACGGTGGCGCCGACAACGGCGGAGCCGAGGGAGCCAGCGGCAACCCGGGCGGAACCGGTTCGATCTGGGGCAACTCCGGATAGCAGGACGCCCCGGCCGGGCCCTCACGGGCCCGATCGGCACAGCGGCGAGGGCCGCCGTACCCACCCGGTACGGCGGCCCTCGCCGCGTTTCCGGCGGCGGCCCGCGGCAGCCCGGATCCGTGCCCGTGTCCCCCGGGCGGTCCTTGCCCCGGGCACAGCCCCGTACGGCAGGATGTGCGGCATGCCAAGCCCCAGCGCAGAAGACACGAGCGTGCACCAGGAGCGGCCCGTCGTGCGGCCCACCGATCAGGACGAGGTCGCGGCGGCCGGCAGCGAGCTGTTCGGCGGCCGGGTGGGACGCTGGGCTCGGCTCGGCGACGGCCCGCTCACGCCCGTGCGCGTCGTCGCGCTGGTCATGATCGGGATGTTCGCCCTCGGCATGGTGCAGAAGATCCCCTGCTACGAATGGGCCTGGTTCCGCGGGGCCACCTCGCAGTACACCCACGCCTGTTACTCCGACATTCCGCACCTCTTCATGGGGCGCGGCTTCGCCGACGGCCTCGTGCCGTACTTCGACCGGCTGAGCGGCGACATGCAGTACCTGGAGTACCCCGTGCTGACCGGGGTGTTCATGCAGGTGGCGGCCTGGCTGACGCTGACGCCCGACAGCGATCCCATCCAGCAGCGCGAGCAGATGTACTGGATGGTCAACGCGGGCATGCTGATGATCTGCGCGGTGGTCATCGCCGTGTGCACCGTCCGCACGCACCGCCGCCGCCCCTGGGACGGCCTCCTGGTCGCGCTGGCCCCCGCGTTCGTCCTCACGGCGACGATCAACTGGGACCTGCTGGCCGTCGCCCTGACGGCCGCGGCGATGCTCATGTGGTCCCGGGGCCGGGTGCTCGCGTTCGGCGTCCTCATCGGCCTGGCGACGGCCGCCAAGCTCTATCCCGCTCTGCTGCTCGGCCCGCTCCTGGTGCTCTGCTGGCGGGCGGGCAGGATCCGCGAGTTCGGGACGGCCCTGCTGGGCGCGGGGGCGGCCTGGCTCGTGGTGAACCTGCCGGTGATGGTCTTCGCCCCCGAGGGGTGGCGGAAGTTCTACACCTTCAGCCAGGAGCGGCCCATCGACTTCGGTTCGTTCTGGCTGATCATCACCCAGCGCACCGGCAAGCCCATCGACGTGGAGACGGTCAACACCGCATCGGTCGTCCTGATGGTCGTGTTCTGCGCGGGCATCGCGGGCCTGGCGCTCTCCGCGGCCCGCCGGCCGCGCTTCGCCCAGCTGGCGTTCCTGGTGGTGGCCGCGTTCGTCCTGACGAACAAGGTCTACTCACCGCAGTACGTGCTCTGGCTGATTCCGCTGGCGGTCCTGGCCCGGCCGGCCTGGCGCGACTTCCTCATCTGGCAGGCCTGCGAGGTCATGTACTTCCTCGGGATCTGGTCCTACCTCGCGTACACCAGCGGCGGCGACAAGCACCAGGGGCTGCCGCAGGAGGGCTACCAGGTCGCGATCGCCCTGCACCTGCTGGGCACGCTGTACCTGTGCGCGCTGATCGTCCGGGACATCCTCCAGCCGGAGAAGGACCCGGTGCGCGGGGACGGGTCGGACGACCCGTCGGGCGGTGTTCTCGACGGGGCTCCGGACGCGTTCGTGCTGGGGCCCGAGGCCCGGCCGTCGGGGCATCAGGCCCTGACGGTCACAGGGCCTCGGGTCGAGTGGGGCGGGACGCCCACGGGGACGCCCACCCGGGACGGCTGACCCGGGGCCCGGCGCGGCCGTTCACGGCCGCGCCGGGGCGGCTCAGCGGTCGACGAGCCGGTCGTACTGCGTGGTGGTGTGGCGCAGGTGGGCGACCAGCTCGTCGCCGACCCGCGGCTCCTGGGCGTCCGAGGGCACGAACAGGATCGACACCTGCATGTGCGGCGGTTCGGCGAACCACCGCTGCTTGCCCGCCCAGACGAACGGCGACAGGTTGCGGTTGACCGTGGCCAGGCCCGCGCGGGCGACGCCCTTGGCCCGCGGCATCACGCCGTGCAGCGCCTTGGGCGCCTCCAGGCCGACCCCGTGGGACGTACCGCCGGCCACGACGACCAGCCAGCCGTCGGAGGCGGCCTTCTGCTGGCGGTAGCCGAACCGGTCGCCCTTGACCACGGGGGTGACGTCCAGGACGGCCCCCCGGTACTCGGTGGCCTCGTGGTCGCCGAGCCAGAGCCGGGTGCCGATACGGGCACGGAAGCGGGTCTGCGGGAACTGCTGCTGGAGCCGGGCCAGCTCCTCGGCGCGCAGATGGCTGACGAACATGGTGTGCAGCGGCAGCCGGGCCGCGCGCAGCCGGTCCATCCAGCCGATGACCTCCTCGACGGCGTCGGAGCCGTCGGTGCGGTCCAGTGGCAGGTGCAGGGCGAAGCCTTCGAGCCGTACGTCCTCGATCGCCGCGTGCAGCTGCCCGAGCTCCTCCTCCTTGACGCCGTGGCGCTTCATGGAGCTCATGCACTCGATGACGACGCGGGCGCCCACCAGCGCGTGCACCCCGTCGACGGAGGAGACGGACCGGATGACGCGGTCCGGGAGCGGTACGGGCTCCTCACCGCGCCGGAACGGGGTCAGGACCAGCAGGTCGCCGCTGAACCAGTCCTTGATCCGGGCCGCCTCGTAGGTCGTCCCGACGGCGAGGGTGTCGGATCCGAAGCGGATCGTCTCGTCGGCGAGGCGCTCGTGGCCAAAGCCGTAGCCGTTGCCCTTGCAGACGGGTACGAGACCGGGGAACTGGTCGATCACGGACTTCTGGTGCGCCCGCCAGCGCGCGGTGTCGACGTAGAGGGAGAGCGCCATGGCCGGCCCGGAACCTTTCTGGTGGCTGCGGTGAATCAGGAACGAACGGGGTGGTGCGCGGATGTGCGGTGAAGCGGATCAGCGGCGGGACATATACATGTCGAGCGCCTTGTGGAGCAGCTTGTTGAGCGGGAAGTCCCACTCGCCGACGTACTCGACGGCCTCGCCGCCGGTGCCGACCTTGAACTGGATCAGGCCGAAGAGATGGTCGGTCTCGTCGAGCGAGTCGCTGATCCCGCGCAGGTCGTAGACGGTCGCGCCCATCGCGTAGCTGTCGCGCAGCATGCGCCACTGCATCGCGTTCGACGGCCGGACCTCGCGTCCGATGTTGTCGGAGGCGCCGTAGGAGTACCAGACGTGTCCGCCGACGACGAGCATCGTGGCCGCGG
The nucleotide sequence above comes from Streptomyces sp. NBC_01116. Encoded proteins:
- a CDS encoding transglycosylase domain-containing protein, with the translated sequence MSGLCLGFLGVLMGIGGIAYALVVPPKPNETAKAQNNVYYWADGTQMVATGGEVNRQELKYEQIPEEMRNAVISAENKSFDTDKGIDPVGIGRALLNMATGGETQGGSTITQQYVKNSMLTQDQTLKRKFQELFITLKVAGDVSKEDVMAGYLNVSYYGRGASGLQAAARTYYNKDADELDASECAFLATLLKGASYYDPAGAPDIDKNNATAEKNTKRAKERWKWILDEQVKDGRMTAEERAKYTKFPMPRPKRQDAKLGGQTGYLVELAKKYFLANNDRDIDAKKLELGGFEIHTTFQRKRVEELQAAVKKVYDAKIRPKDRPKTDTHVEFGGASVDARTGAIIATYGGQDATTHYTNNADATGAQVGSTWKPFVLAAAMQYGVRDPSGGPEQSNTERTQISPESIYNGDDGLRIRDYTGKIWLNEDDKEWRQTNDGNYDYGEIDLRTAMEKSANSPFVQLGMDVGTDKVKDVAVASGLKDDTFMANSTVPSFSIGTSSPSAIRMAGSYATFATSGQQNDTYSVTEVKEGGVTVFKHEKKPKRAFSPVIADNVTDVLKNVVENGTGEPARLEGREAAGKTGTTDGNRSAWFVGYTPQISTAISMFRYDDDETNQKREFLKMFGTGGEEKIHGNSFPASIWHDYMTSAMKGKKAISFPEPKDLGDVVWGGGAVSPSPTPSPTPSPTPSEEETKPTPTPTQTTPTPPTPTPTKTCGIFDPNCQEANGGANGGADGGADNGGADGGADNGGADGGADNGGADGGADNGGAEGASGNPGGTGSIWGNSG
- a CDS encoding glycosyltransferase family 87 protein; this translates as MCGMPSPSAEDTSVHQERPVVRPTDQDEVAAAGSELFGGRVGRWARLGDGPLTPVRVVALVMIGMFALGMVQKIPCYEWAWFRGATSQYTHACYSDIPHLFMGRGFADGLVPYFDRLSGDMQYLEYPVLTGVFMQVAAWLTLTPDSDPIQQREQMYWMVNAGMLMICAVVIAVCTVRTHRRRPWDGLLVALAPAFVLTATINWDLLAVALTAAAMLMWSRGRVLAFGVLIGLATAAKLYPALLLGPLLVLCWRAGRIREFGTALLGAGAAWLVVNLPVMVFAPEGWRKFYTFSQERPIDFGSFWLIITQRTGKPIDVETVNTASVVLMVVFCAGIAGLALSAARRPRFAQLAFLVVAAFVLTNKVYSPQYVLWLIPLAVLARPAWRDFLIWQACEVMYFLGIWSYLAYTSGGDKHQGLPQEGYQVAIALHLLGTLYLCALIVRDILQPEKDPVRGDGSDDPSGGVLDGAPDAFVLGPEARPSGHQALTVTGPRVEWGGTPTGTPTRDG
- a CDS encoding alanine racemase — its product is MALSLYVDTARWRAHQKSVIDQFPGLVPVCKGNGYGFGHERLADETIRFGSDTLAVGTTYEAARIKDWFSGDLLVLTPFRRGEEPVPLPDRVIRSVSSVDGVHALVGARVVIECMSSMKRHGVKEEELGQLHAAIEDVRLEGFALHLPLDRTDGSDAVEEVIGWMDRLRAARLPLHTMFVSHLRAEELARLQQQFPQTRFRARIGTRLWLGDHEATEYRGAVLDVTPVVKGDRFGYRQQKAASDGWLVVVAGGTSHGVGLEAPKALHGVMPRAKGVARAGLATVNRNLSPFVWAGKQRWFAEPPHMQVSILFVPSDAQEPRVGDELVAHLRHTTTQYDRLVDR